AAGACCACCCTCACCGCGGCCATCACCTTCACCGCCGCCGCCTCGGACCCCACCATCGAAAAACTGGCCTACGACCAGATCGACAAGGCCCCCGAGGAAAAAGCCCGCGGTATCACCATCAACACCGCCCACGTCGAGTACAACACCCCCACCCGCCACTACAGCCACGTTGACTGCCCCGGCCACGCCGACTACGTCAAGAACATGATCACCGGAGCCGCCCAGATGGACGGCGCCATCCTGGTGGTCAGCAGCGCTGACGGCCCCATGCCCCAGACCCGCGAGCACATCCTGCTCGCCCGTCAGGTCGGCGTGCCCTACATCGTCGTCTTCATGAACAAGGTCGACATGGTCGACGACGAAGAACTCCTCGAGCTCGTCGAGATGGAAGTCCGCGAACTCCTCAGCAAGTACGAGTTCCCCGGCGACGACCTCCCCGTCGTCAAGGGCAGCGCCCTGCAGGCCCTCGAAGCCCTCCAGGCCAACCCCAAGACCGCCCGCGGCGAGAACAACTGGGTCGACCGCATCTGGGACCTGCTCGACGCGGTGGACAGCTACATCCCCACCCCCGAGCGCGCCACGGACAAGACCTTCCTGATGCCCGTCGAAGACGTGTTCACGATCACCGGTCGTGGCACCGTGGCCACCGGCCGCGTCGAGCGTGGCGTGGTCAAGGTTCAGGACGAAGTGGAAATCATCGGTCTGCGCGACACGAAGAAGACCACGGTGACCGGGATCGAAATGCACCGCAAGCTGCTGGACAGCGGCATGGCGGGCGACAACGTGGGCGTGCTGCTGCGCGGCGTGGCGCGTGACGACGTGGAACGCGGTCAGGTGCTGGCGAAGCCCGGCAGCATCAAGCCGCACACGAAGTTCGAAGCGAGCGTGTACGTGCTGAGCAAGGACGAAGGCGGGCGTCACAGCGCGTTCTTCGGCGGGTACCGCCCGCAGTTCTACTTCCGCACGACGGACGTGACGGGCGTGGTGGAACTGCCCGAAGGCGTGGAGATGGTCATGCCCGGCGATAACATCACGTTCGTGGTGGAACTGATCAAGCCGATCGCGATGGAAGAAGGCCTGCGCTTCGCCATCCGCGAAGGTGGCCGTACCGTCGGCGCCGGCGTCGTCGCCAAAGTCATCGAGTAATCCAGTTTCACTGAGGGGGAGGCCTGCGGGTCTCCCCCTTTTTCTGTTGTGGCTCTATCCGCTGCGGCGGGGAGCGTACCCTGGGGCATGGCGAAGCAACTTCCGGGGATCAGCGATCACCTGCGGGCGTTCATGGAGGCCCAGCACCTGTTCTTTGTGAGTACGGCCGCCCCGGATGGACGCGTGAACGTCTTGCCCAAGGGGATGGACTGCCTGCGGGTGCTGGGGCCGAACCGCGTGGCGTGGCTGAACGTGACCGGCAGCGGGAACGAGACGGCGGCCCACCTGCGCTGATACGGATTCCGTTTGTTTCGCTGACAATCCGGAACCCGTTTCTCTCCTACTCGCGTCCGCTCGGATTGAACGGTCTTTGCAGCCCATTCAATCGGAGTCCGTATGAGCCCCCGCATGACCCTGATGTTCTGCGCGGTGCAGGGGCCACCGCTGATCCTGCGGCTGTACGGACAGGCCCGCGCCGTCCATGCGGGCGAACCCGGATGGGACGACTGGGCGGCGCTGTTCCCGCCGCTGCCGGGCGCGCGGCAGGTGTTCATCCTGGACGTCGAGCTGGTGCAGACCTCCTGCGGCATGGCCGTGCCGCTTCTGGAATTCGCCGGGGACCGTGACGACCTGAACGCCTGGGCCGCCCGGCAGACGCCAGAGCAGCTGAGCGACTACCGGCAGCGGAAAAACCTGCGCAGCATCGACGGTTTTCCGACCGGGTCGCCCGGCACAGTGGACACCTGACCCTGAACTCTCTATAATTGGAATGTTGCCCGCCAGAAGGCGGGCTTTTACCAGCGGGTCCGGACGCCCAGCGCGGCAGAACGACCACCATCAGGAACGCTGGGAGCAGACCCCCACCGGGGACTGCGAAGGAGCAACATCATGGCGAAAGACGGCCCCCGCATCATCGTGAAAATGGAAAGCAGCGCCGGCACCGGCTTCTACTACACGACCACCAAGAACCGCCGCAACACGCAGGCCAAGATGGAACTGCGCAAGTACGACCCCGTCGCCAAGAAGCACGTGGTCTTCAAAGAGAAGAAGGTCTGATCCTTCCCAGCCGGGCGTGACGCCCGCCGCTCCGGGCAGACCTTTTCTCTCTTTGCAGGTGAACGCATGAACTTGATTCAGTACTTCCGTGACTCGCGCGCGGAACTGTCGCGCGTCTCGTGGCCAACCCGCCAGCAGGTGCTGGAAGGCACCCAGGCCGTGTTGATCTTCGTGATCGCCCTGACCATCATCGTGTACGCGCTTGACCTGCTGTTCAGCAGCCTGATCCGGGCGGTGCTGTGATGGGCATCGAGTGGTACGCCGTGCATACCTACGTGGGTCAGGAAGACCGCGTGGAATCACAGCTGATGGACCGCGCCACCAAACTCGGGATGCGCGGCACCAAGATCTTCCAGGTGCTGCAACCCACCGAGGAAGCCGTGGAACTCCGCGACGGCGGCAAGAAGGAAACCGTGAAACGCAAGTTGTTCCCCGGTTACGTCTTCGTGCAGATGGACGTCGAGGACGACGACGCGCCGGGTGAACTGGGCGAGTCGTGGGAAGTGGTGCGTGGCACGAACGGCGTCACCGGCTTTGTCGGAACCGCCACGCGCCCCGTGCCGCTCTCTCCCGAGGAAGTGCAGCGTCTGCTGGCCTCGGTCGGCGTCGCGGCGCAGCCGGTCATCGAGGAAGCGCCCCGCGTCAAGGTGGACTTCAAGGCGGGCGACATGGTGCGCGTCACCGGCGGCCCCTTCGCGGACTTCAGCGGCGTGATCAGTGAGGTCAACATCCCGCAGGCCAAGGTCAAGGTGCTGGTCAGCATCTTCGGCCGTGAAACCCCGGTCGAACTCGATTTCGGCCAGGTCGCCAAGTAAGCAGACTGGCCGCTCAGGTCAGTCATCCCGCTCTGCGCCAGCCCGGCCAGCCGCACACCTTGGCAAACAGGGGCGGCGTGGAGTAAAATCGAAAAGTTGCTGTCAATCCACCCCAGGGTGGAAGCGCAGAACTTAGCGTCAGCACCCCGGCCCGCGCCCCAGCGGCCGGCCTGGGGGAGCTAAGGAGGAATGCATGAAAAAAGTCGCAGGTTTAGTCAAACTGCAACTCCCGGCGGGTAAGGCCACTCCGGCCCCCCCCGTGGGTCCCGCGCTCGGTCAGTACGGCGCGAACATCATGGAGTTCACGAAGGCGTTCAACGCGATGACGGCCGACAAGGGTGACGCGATCATCCCCGTCGAGATCACCATCTTCGCCGACCGCTCCTTCACCTTCATCACCAAGACCCCTCCCATGAGCTACCTGATCCGCAAGGCCGCCGGCCTGCAGAAAGGCAGCGCGACCCCCAACAAGGCCAAGGTCGGCAAGCTCAGCTGGGAGCAGGTCCTGGAAATCGCCAAGACCAAGATGCCCGACCTGAACGCCGGCAGCATCGAAGCCGCCGCGAACACCGTCGCCGGCACCGCCCGCTCCATGGGCGTGACCATCGAGGGGGCCCCGAATGCCTAAGCACGGTAAACGTTACGAGGCCCTGGTCGCCAAGGTGGACCGCAACAAGCAGTACACCATCGACGAGGCCGCCGCCCTGGTCAAGGACATCGCCACCGCGAAGTTCGACGAGACCGTCGAAGTGCACTTCCGCCTCGGCATCGACCCCCGCAAGAGCGACCAGAACGTGCGTGGCACGGTCGCCCTGCCCCACGGCACCGGCCGTACCGTGCGCGTCGCCGTGATCACCAAGGGTGACAACGTGCAGGCCGCCGAGGCCGCTGGCGCCGATGTGGTCGGCAGCGACGAGCTGATCGAGCGCATCGCCGGTGGGTTCATGGAGTTCGACGCCGTCGTCGCCACCCCCGACATGATGGCCCAGGTCGGCCAGAAGCTCGCGCGTCTGCTCGGGCCGCGCGGCCTGCTCCCCAACCCCAAGAGCGGCACCGTCGGTCCCGACGTGGCCGGCATGGTCAAGAGCCTGAAAGCCGGTCGTATCGAGTTCCGTAACGACAAGACCGGCGTCGTTCACGCGCCCATCGGCAAGGCCAGCTTCGAGCCCGGCAGCCTGAGCGAGAACTACGCCTCGCTGATCAGCGCGCTGGAAGCCGCCAAGCCCGGAAGCGCCAAGGGCGTCTTCCTGCGCAGCGCCTTCCTGACCACCACGATGGGCCCCAGCATTCCGCTGAGCCTGTCGCAGGGCTAAGCCCACCGGGAACCGTTGCCCTCACGGGGGACCGGTTCCCACCCGGCTGCACCCACCGAGCTTCACCCAACCGCTGGCACCCCGGTGCAATCCTCGCACCTTTTCCAATCCGTTTCTTTTCAGGCATCCATGACAGCGGGGACCCTTGCCAGGTTTAAACATCCCGCCGAGTTGTCAGGTGACGAGCACTGCACCTGGACTTGTTCCCACCTAGGAGGTACTGCGTGGCGAACGACAAGAACCAGCAGACCCTCAGCAGCCTCAAGGGCAGCCTTACGGGCGTCGACACGTTCTACGTGGTCGACTACCAGGGCCTGACCGCCGGCCAGCTGGGCAAACTGCGTAAAGACATCCGCGAGAAGGGCGGGCAGCTCATTGTTGCCAAGAACACCCTGATCAACCTCGCCCTTCAGGACGGCGGCCGTGACTTTGCCGACGCTCTGAAAGGCCCCAGCGCCATCGTTGTCGCCCAGGAAGACCCCGCCGGGGTCGCCAAGGCCCTCAGCGACGCCGCCAAAGGCAACGACAAGGGTATCCCCGCCGTCAAGGCCGGCTTTGTCGAAGGCAACCGCGTCGACGTGAAAGTCGTCGAGCGTCTGGCCAGCCTGGGCAGCAAGCAGAGCCTTCAGGGCGAGCTGGTGGGCGTGCTCAGCGCGCACCTCAGCAACTTCGTGGGCGTCCTCGAAGCGTACAAGACCAAACTCGAAGAACAGGCCTGAACGCCTGAGCGTTCCACACCGGAACGCCCTTCTTTCCCACTCTCAGCACCACCCACTTCAATTTCGGAGGAACACATCATGGCTTACGACAAACAGGCTCTTATCGACCAGCTCGGCCAGCTCACCATCATGGAACTCGCGGACCTCATCGACGGTCTGAAGGAAACCTGGGGCGTCACCGCCGCCGTCGCCGCTGGCCCCGCCGCCGGCCCCGCCGCCGCCGTTGAAGAGAAGACCGAGTTCGACGTCATCCTCGTCGACGCCGGCGCCAGCAAGATCAACGTCATTAAGGAAATCCGCGCTATCACCGGCCTGGGCCTGAAAGAAGCCAAGGACATGAGCGAGAAGGGCGGCGCGCTGAAGGAAGCCATCAGCAAGGACGAAGCCGAGAAGATCAAGGCCCAGCTGGAAGCTGCTGGCGCCCGCGTCGAACTCAAGTAAGTCCCCCCCTACCGGGAGTGCAAGACCCCCAGCTCCGGCTGGGGGTTTTTTCGTGCCGTTACCGCGCCGTCCTCTACCGCGCGTGGCGGGCCAGCACCTGCCGCACGAACACCGACGCGTCCTGCTGCAACTGCGCCTGCACGCCGTGCGGCAGGTCTGGTCGGGCCGCCACGTACATCCGCACTCCGTAATCCGGGTCGGCCGCCAGCGCCCGCAGGGTGTCCTCCCGCAGGTCGGGCCGGGCCGCCACGCGGGAACGCACCTGCCAGGCCGGGTGACCCGCCAGCGCGGCCAGCTGGGCGGGGGTCAGGTGCGGGTGACTGGCCACGGCTGCGACCAGCCCGGCGTCCGGGTGGGTCAGGGTATGTCGCCTCAGCCAGTCGGGCGCGGCGGGACTGCCGACCAGGGCCATCAGGGTGGCCCGTGGCGTGTCCAGCAGCAGGCGCGGGTGCGCCAGTCGCAGCAGTGGCAGGGCCGGGTTGCTCAGGACCGCGCCGGGTTCGGTGGCGGCCAGAGCTTCCAGCAGCGCCGGGGGCGTGTTCGGATGCCGCGCCACGGCGGCGCGCAGAGCCGGGGAATCCTGGCGGGCCAGGGCTTCCAGTACGGCAGCCGGGGTGTCCGCCGGGAGAGTGGGCTCTATAGATGGGGGATCTGTGGCCATGTGGCTCCCTGGGATCATTCCTGGCTGGACCAGGACACACCGGACGGGGGTGGGCTGGTCGTGAAGGCCGGCGCAGCGAGGAACAGGGCGTGCTGGCGGACGTCCTCCGGCCAGTCGTGGAGCCGGGCCTCGAAGCCGCCACGGTCGGCGGCGTACAGGGCGCGGGTGGCTTCCTCATACCCGGGCAGGTCGCCGGCCACCGCGCCCAGGAAACGGTCGGTGGCTGCCTGGGCCTGCGCGCGGCGTTCGCCGTCCGGGTCGGCCTGACGGGCCTCGTCGATCAGGCGACGCAGCGCCGCCGACGCCCCGCCGCGCTGGCGTTCCAGCCACTCCCAGTGGCGGGGCAGCAGGCTGACCTCGCGCGACACGACGCCCAGTTTCGGGCGACCGGGGCCGGTGCGGGGCGTTTCGGGTGCGTGGCGGGCCAGCACCTCGTCCAGGGTGCCGCTCAGGTCGAAGTCCACGCTGCGCCCGGTCCGGTCATCGAAGGTCAGCAGACCCGCGCGCGGCTGGGCGTGCAGCAGGGTGAGGATCTCGGCGAGGGACGCGGTCAGGCGGCGGGTGTGTCCCTCGAAGGTGGTGAAGGTGGGTTCGGTATCCATGCCATATTTTACCCGGATGAATTGAAGAAAGGCAATATCAGCCGGGTAATAAGAATGGCCTACTACCGCGACGCAGATGCTCTCGAAAGGACAATCCCCTTCTGGTAGGATCGAAAAATGCACAGAGGATTATTTGAAATGACTTACTTTGACACGTACTACTATTGCAATGTAATATTCAATATTCTTAAGAATCAATCAGAATATATGCGGACGATGTACGATTTATTTGAAGATGAAAATTGGCTGCGATTTTCGCATCCTTTCCCAAAGTATAGTGCTCTTCATGTATTTTCTGAGCATTGCATAAGAGGGATTTTTATGGAAAAATTTTTTGATTCTGAATCATCTGCGCACGATCAAATTTTTCCTATCACAAAGACATTCGAGGCATATTCAGTCGACCACCTAAGCATGCAGACATATCTGAACGGACGTCGACCAGATGTTGATAGTAGTCATGATTATTTTACGGAACTGTCATTAATCGGAGACTTAGACAATCTTATACAAAGGATGACAGATGAAATATTTTATGTCATGTTTAATAATCGTGCTGCTATGCAGCTACTTAACGATTGGATAGCAAATTTCGGAGGGGCTGGAGATTTTAGCAGAATTACACCCGATCACCAAGAAAGGTTTACTAAATCTGGATTTATTAAAAGATCAAGCATTCCACGCTGGACTAGCAGAGCAGTCTATTATCGTGACAGAGGGAGATGCACATTTTGCCAAAGAGATGTCTCTGGCTCTCTTAGCATGGGTTCAAAAATAAATTTAGACCATATAGTTCCGCTTGCAGCGGGAGGCATCAATGACGTAACAAATCTGCAACTCCTCTGCGAAGAATGCAATTCAAGCAAAAGCGATAAACGTCTTTCGACTTCAAATAAATATGAGAGATGGTATTCCCCTTCGTAATCACTTCAACTCTTTCCTCAGTCCGGCGGCCATCTGGAACCATTCGCGTTCCTGGCGGCGGTAGAGGCCGCTGGCCTTCTGCTCGGTTTTGGCCAGGGCGTCCAGCAGGGCGCGGGCCTCGGCGGCGCGGCCCTGGCGGATCAGGTACGCGGCGTGGCGGGCGCGGGGTTCCTCGGTGGTGGCGCCGGTGATGGCGTCGCGGTAGGTCTGGTCGGCTTCGGGTTTGCCCTGGGCGTCCTGCGCCTGGGCGAGCAGGGTCAGGGTGCGGGTGCGGGTGGCGGCGCTGGTTTTCAGGTCCACGCGGTTCAGTTTCGTTTCGGCGTCGGCCGGGTTGTGGCGGGCGAGGTCCAGTTCGGCGCTGGTGAGCAGCACGACCGGGTCGTCGGCGTAGATGCCGC
The DNA window shown above is from Deinococcus sp. LM3 and carries:
- the tuf gene encoding elongation factor Tu, coding for MAKGTFERTKPHVNVGTIGHVDHGKTTLTAAITFTAAASDPTIEKLAYDQIDKAPEEKARGITINTAHVEYNTPTRHYSHVDCPGHADYVKNMITGAAQMDGAILVVSSADGPMPQTREHILLARQVGVPYIVVFMNKVDMVDDEELLELVEMEVRELLSKYEFPGDDLPVVKGSALQALEALQANPKTARGENNWVDRIWDLLDAVDSYIPTPERATDKTFLMPVEDVFTITGRGTVATGRVERGVVKVQDEVEIIGLRDTKKTTVTGIEMHRKLLDSGMAGDNVGVLLRGVARDDVERGQVLAKPGSIKPHTKFEASVYVLSKDEGGRHSAFFGGYRPQFYFRTTDVTGVVELPEGVEMVMPGDNITFVVELIKPIAMEEGLRFAIREGGRTVGAGVVAKVIE
- a CDS encoding HNH endonuclease signature motif containing protein, which gives rise to MHRGLFEMTYFDTYYYCNVIFNILKNQSEYMRTMYDLFEDENWLRFSHPFPKYSALHVFSEHCIRGIFMEKFFDSESSAHDQIFPITKTFEAYSVDHLSMQTYLNGRRPDVDSSHDYFTELSLIGDLDNLIQRMTDEIFYVMFNNRAAMQLLNDWIANFGGAGDFSRITPDHQERFTKSGFIKRSSIPRWTSRAVYYRDRGRCTFCQRDVSGSLSMGSKINLDHIVPLAAGGINDVTNLQLLCEECNSSKSDKRLSTSNKYERWYSPS
- the rpmG gene encoding 50S ribosomal protein L33, which gives rise to MAKDGPRIIVKMESSAGTGFYYTTTKNRRNTQAKMELRKYDPVAKKHVVFKEKKV
- a CDS encoding pyridoxamine 5'-phosphate oxidase family protein, encoding MAKQLPGISDHLRAFMEAQHLFFVSTAAPDGRVNVLPKGMDCLRVLGPNRVAWLNVTGSGNETAAHLR
- the rplA gene encoding 50S ribosomal protein L1, with the translated sequence MPKHGKRYEALVAKVDRNKQYTIDEAAALVKDIATAKFDETVEVHFRLGIDPRKSDQNVRGTVALPHGTGRTVRVAVITKGDNVQAAEAAGADVVGSDELIERIAGGFMEFDAVVATPDMMAQVGQKLARLLGPRGLLPNPKSGTVGPDVAGMVKSLKAGRIEFRNDKTGVVHAPIGKASFEPGSLSENYASLISALEAAKPGSAKGVFLRSAFLTTTMGPSIPLSLSQG
- the secE gene encoding preprotein translocase subunit SecE; the encoded protein is MNLIQYFRDSRAELSRVSWPTRQQVLEGTQAVLIFVIALTIIVYALDLLFSSLIRAVL
- the rplJ gene encoding 50S ribosomal protein L10 → MANDKNQQTLSSLKGSLTGVDTFYVVDYQGLTAGQLGKLRKDIREKGGQLIVAKNTLINLALQDGGRDFADALKGPSAIVVAQEDPAGVAKALSDAAKGNDKGIPAVKAGFVEGNRVDVKVVERLASLGSKQSLQGELVGVLSAHLSNFVGVLEAYKTKLEEQA
- the nusG gene encoding transcription termination/antitermination protein NusG yields the protein MGIEWYAVHTYVGQEDRVESQLMDRATKLGMRGTKIFQVLQPTEEAVELRDGGKKETVKRKLFPGYVFVQMDVEDDDAPGELGESWEVVRGTNGVTGFVGTATRPVPLSPEEVQRLLASVGVAAQPVIEEAPRVKVDFKAGDMVRVTGGPFADFSGVISEVNIPQAKVKVLVSIFGRETPVELDFGQVAK
- the rplK gene encoding 50S ribosomal protein L11 produces the protein MKKVAGLVKLQLPAGKATPAPPVGPALGQYGANIMEFTKAFNAMTADKGDAIIPVEITIFADRSFTFITKTPPMSYLIRKAAGLQKGSATPNKAKVGKLSWEQVLEIAKTKMPDLNAGSIEAAANTVAGTARSMGVTIEGAPNA
- a CDS encoding DUF2239 family protein, which gives rise to MDTEPTFTTFEGHTRRLTASLAEILTLLHAQPRAGLLTFDDRTGRSVDFDLSGTLDEVLARHAPETPRTGPGRPKLGVVSREVSLLPRHWEWLERQRGGASAALRRLIDEARQADPDGERRAQAQAATDRFLGAVAGDLPGYEEATRALYAADRGGFEARLHDWPEDVRQHALFLAAPAFTTSPPPSGVSWSSQE
- the rplL gene encoding 50S ribosomal protein L7/L12 translates to MAYDKQALIDQLGQLTIMELADLIDGLKETWGVTAAVAAGPAAGPAAAVEEKTEFDVILVDAGASKINVIKEIRAITGLGLKEAKDMSEKGGALKEAISKDEAEKIKAQLEAAGARVELK